One part of the Macrobrachium rosenbergii isolate ZJJX-2024 chromosome 3, ASM4041242v1, whole genome shotgun sequence genome encodes these proteins:
- the LOC136855679 gene encoding uncharacterized protein encodes MFRCISRSYSKRGRLQDRRKKMTTQEISTDDGEDHGYQSSDSPLSSDAGAFLENSDLAGKKSLEINNNKSETNSEDRTVRKEASNSSASPFLAKSIHDGLLCCTNGFFAFTNALFSEFEGNCSCTTRTLVDWQTRVSWTNPVLRHQVKVNEATFRSPFRCEDTKRLTPFSLPRLLPVDGSRYLDRSRPPGVLSKTNYSESHGEASVVNGRNPVARYSEAGKKYFCLHAGCGRTFYRNEELARHTRIHTGQKPFLCQLCGRGFVRRDHLAKHQRTHLPAHAKRTYCCPLPACVHSYTRSDALTRHMWTAHQIRARQASRPRTRSFILQKPKNLPPKSEAARVPMDSPSAGPALVSLSPKTRRNEGYAVDGLRSVEPVTEVPLNLSSSLRQPTETRLSTNYGPSETHLPAPSLELFASRNTAFRVIKNSRRRLC; translated from the exons ATGTTTCGATGTATCTCAAGAAGCTATTCGAAACGGGGGCGTCTGCAAGACCGCCGAAAAAAAATGACTACGCAAGAGATTTCGACCGACGACGGAGAGGACCACGGATATCAGTCGTCAGACAGCCCGCTGTCGAGTGACGCCGGAGCTTTCCTCGAAAATTCGGACCTGGCGGGCAAAAAGAGCCtggaaataaacaacaacaaaagtgaGACGAACTCAGAAGACCGAACCGTTCGAAAGGAAGCGTCAAACAGCTCAGCCTCTCCATTTTTGGCAAAAAGCATTCACGACGGCCTCCTCTGTTGCACGAACGGCTTTTTCGCTTTTACGAACGCACTCTTCAGCGAATTCGAAGGCAACTGTTCGTGTACGACGCGCACGCTCGTCGACTGGCAGACCCGAGTTTCGTGGACAAACCCCGTCTTAAGGCACCAAGTCAAAGTCAACGAAGCGACTTTTCGAAGTCCTTTCCGATGTGAAGACACCAAAAGATTAACTCCTTTTAGTCTTCCGCGGCTGTTGCCGGTAGATGGTTCTCGTTACTTGGACAGGAGCAGGCCTCCTGGAGTGTTGAGTAAAACAAATTACAGTGAAAGTCACGGCGAGGCTTCTGTAGTTAATGGAAGAAATCCCGTAGCGAGATATTCTGAAG ctggtaaaaaatatttttgtttacacgCGGGCTGCGGAAGAACGTTTTATAGAAACGAAGAACTGGCGAGACACACCAGAATTCATACAGGGCAGAAACCTTTCCTTTGTCAG CTCTGTGGCCGCGGTTTCGTAAGGCGAGACCACTTGGCCAAGCATCAGAGAACCCACTTACCAGCGCACGCTAAACGAACCTATTGTTGTCCTCTTCCTGCGTGTGTTCACAG TTACACTCGATCAGACGCCTTAACACGACACATGTGGACAGCGCACCAAATCAGGGCCCGCCAGGCTTCGCGTCCTCGAACCAGAAGCTTTATCTTACAGAAACCGAAGAATTTACCGCCGAAATCAGAGGCTGCAAGGGTTCCGATGGACAGCCCTTCAGCCGGACCTGCTCTTGTTTCGTTGTCGCCAAAAACCAGAAGAAATGAAGGTTACGCTGTCGATGGATTACGTTCTGTGGAGCCTGTTACTGAGGTACCCTTGAATTTATCTTCTTCCCTGAGGCAACCGACAGAGACCCGTTTGTCTACAAATTATGGTCCCAGTGAGACGCATCTACCTGCACCCAGCCTCGAGTTGTTCGCTAGCAGAAATACAGCTTTTAGAGTAATTAAGAATTCAAGAAGACGGTTGTGCTAA